The following coding sequences are from one Sphingomonadaceae bacterium OTU29LAMAA1 window:
- a CDS encoding phosphatase PAP2 family protein translates to MAMVCTLTVLGLGFRIAMPQSLIPLVGLTCLLSVMLVGKVRNRPSLYEGAAAFLQMTLFTLIGVVLSYGLAARAGPLWDRQFIVLDRAMGFDWPFLFAAADRLPVALWIGGLAYHSLTLQMVACILVLSATSQVDRLRTAVTAAIASGFVTILISGLMPALGNVFDPGLYIHLWPSVAWREQGMLVGLRDGSWRTIDLTQMMGIVTFPSYHATLPIILTWAVGKTSWCRIIAPIWATVTIFATPLFGGHYAVDVLAGAALAVLALWIAPTFSSVAASLNGFSVSATGSLAVIVRSVRRWPAARTAMREE, encoded by the coding sequence ATGGCAATGGTCTGCACGCTGACGGTCCTTGGGTTGGGCTTCAGGATCGCGATGCCACAGAGCCTCATTCCGTTAGTCGGCTTGACCTGCCTCTTATCGGTGATGCTGGTCGGGAAGGTGCGGAACCGGCCTTCGCTATACGAAGGTGCGGCGGCCTTCCTGCAGATGACGCTATTTACGCTGATCGGCGTCGTTCTGTCTTATGGCCTGGCGGCCCGTGCCGGACCGCTGTGGGACAGGCAATTCATTGTCTTGGACCGGGCAATGGGTTTCGATTGGCCGTTCCTCTTTGCCGCAGCGGATCGCCTCCCGGTCGCGCTTTGGATCGGCGGACTGGCGTACCATAGCCTCACACTACAGATGGTCGCCTGCATCCTGGTGTTGAGCGCGACCAGCCAGGTGGACAGGTTGCGCACTGCGGTGACCGCCGCGATTGCGAGCGGCTTCGTTACAATACTGATCTCCGGTCTGATGCCGGCACTCGGCAACGTTTTCGACCCCGGGCTTTACATCCACCTTTGGCCATCCGTCGCCTGGAGGGAGCAAGGCATGCTCGTCGGACTTCGCGACGGAAGCTGGCGCACAATCGATCTCACGCAGATGATGGGCATCGTCACCTTCCCCAGCTACCACGCTACCCTGCCCATCATCCTGACTTGGGCGGTCGGCAAGACCTCTTGGTGCCGCATCATCGCCCCGATCTGGGCAACCGTCACGATTTTCGCCACGCCACTATTCGGCGGTCACTACGCTGTCGATGTGCTTGCAGGTGCAGCTCTGGCCGTACTGGCGCTGTGGATTGCACCGACGTTTTCTTCCGTTGCGGCGTCCTTGAATGGATTCAGTGTTTCAGCGACCGGCTCTTTAGCTGTCATCGTTCGTTCTGTCCGGAGATGGCCTGCCGCTCGAACTGCGATGCGGGAGGAATAA
- a CDS encoding sterol desaturase family protein → MQWSEKLALVVGMVVFMECFAWATHKYVMHGWGWGWHRSHHETRSGVFEKNDLYALSFAAIVIGMFVAGLRWEPLWWCALGITIYGGIYAFVHDIMVHQRFGMRWVPRRGYSKRLLQAHRLHHAVKGKDGGVSFGFLFAPDPAKLKRRLAERVEQ, encoded by the coding sequence ATGCAATGGTCTGAGAAGCTCGCTCTGGTTGTAGGCATGGTTGTGTTCATGGAATGCTTCGCGTGGGCGACGCACAAATACGTGATGCATGGATGGGGGTGGGGTTGGCATCGCTCTCACCATGAAACTCGATCTGGCGTGTTCGAGAAGAACGACCTGTACGCTCTGAGTTTCGCCGCCATTGTCATCGGCATGTTCGTCGCCGGCCTGCGGTGGGAGCCGCTTTGGTGGTGCGCGCTCGGTATCACAATCTACGGTGGCATCTATGCATTCGTGCACGACATCATGGTGCACCAGCGTTTCGGCATGCGGTGGGTGCCACGACGCGGCTATTCAAAGCGGCTGCTGCAGGCGCATCGCCTCCATCACGCGGTAAAGGGGAAGGACGGGGGCGTCAGCTTCGGTTTCTTGTTCGCACCGGATCCCGCGAAGCTGAAGCGCCGACTGGCGGAGCGCGTAGAACAATGA
- a CDS encoding fatty acid desaturase has translation MIRRRDGSVLSLLLALLIGAAWTTIHVVGIFVWEWSAASAVAAVVLVLLQAWLSTGLFIIAHDCMHGSFAPGRPTMNTVVGTICLGAYAGLSYGVLYPKHHAHHAAPGTDADPDFNPTGPCNAWSWFIRFFTGYYTHAQIARITVAAIIYMLLGASLVNIIVFWAIPALVALAQLFLFGTYLPHRHEATPFADAHNARGNGYSPLGALATCFNFGTYHHEHHLSPMTPWWGLPHVQRSSERFVDPGGGARGPAGGLHFNG, from the coding sequence ATGATTCGCCGTCGCGACGGCTCTGTCCTCAGCCTATTGCTTGCGCTTCTCATCGGGGCGGCGTGGACGACGATCCACGTCGTCGGCATCTTCGTTTGGGAATGGAGTGCCGCATCTGCGGTTGCGGCGGTGGTGCTGGTCCTGTTGCAGGCGTGGCTGAGCACCGGCCTTTTCATCATCGCGCACGACTGCATGCACGGTTCATTCGCTCCCGGGCGTCCAACGATGAACACTGTGGTCGGCACGATCTGTCTGGGCGCGTACGCCGGCCTGTCTTACGGAGTGCTCTACCCCAAACATCACGCCCATCACGCGGCGCCCGGAACGGACGCTGATCCCGACTTCAACCCTACCGGACCGTGCAATGCATGGTCTTGGTTCATACGATTTTTCACCGGCTATTACACTCACGCACAGATCGCGCGCATCACAGTCGCAGCGATCATCTACATGCTGCTCGGTGCCTCGCTTGTGAACATCATTGTATTCTGGGCCATCCCTGCGCTCGTCGCGCTAGCTCAGCTTTTCCTGTTCGGGACCTATCTGCCCCATCGGCATGAGGCGACGCCGTTCGCCGATGCGCACAACGCTCGGGGAAACGGCTATTCGCCACTTGGCGCCCTCGCTACCTGCTTCAACTTCGGAACGTACCACCACGAACATCATCTCAGCCCAATGACCCCGTGGTGGGGGCTGCCGCACGTGCAGCGGTCATCTGAACGCTTCGTCGATCCGGGCGGCGGCGCTCGCGGCCCCGCCGGCGGCCTTCATTTCAACGGATAA